The sequence CGGGCGACCAGCACGTCGCGACCGCGGCGACCGCAGCGTTCTACAACGAGGGCGATACCCGCGACGGCGAACCGAATCTCTGGCAGATCGCCGCGGACGTTCCCGACCTCGACGAATTCCCCCGGAAACTCGTGACCGTCGGGGAACCGACGAGCCTGCCAGCCCGCCTCGTCTGGCACCTGGTCGTCGACGGTGCGTGGCACAACGGCGAACCGGGGCTGTTCCACCTCGACCGCGCCAACCGCGAGCACGCCTTCGACGTCGCGACCAACCCCGACCATCGCATCGAGGCGACCAACCCCTGCGGGGAACAACCGCTGGAGGATTTCGAGGCCTGTACGCTCGGCCACGTCAACCTCTCGTTGCTGGTCGAGGGGGACGCCCCGGACTGGCGGTCGTTCGATGGTTCCATCGACCGGTTCCTCGACCGAGCGATGGACTGGGACCGCCTGGCCGACCTGACGCGACTGGGAGTGCGATTCCTCGACGACGTCACGACCGTGTCGAGATACCCGCTTGCGGCCATCGAGGAGACGGTCGCCACCCAGCGGAAGATCGGTCTCGGCGTGATGGGCTTCGCCGAACTGCTGCTCCAGCTCGGCGTCCGGTACGACGAGACGGCGGCACTCGGAGTCGCCGATCGGGTGATGGACCGTATCGATCGAGTCGCGACGCGGGCGAGCCACGACCTCGCCCGCGAACGGGGGTCGTTCCCGCGCTGGCCGGAATCCAAGTACGCCGACCCCTCTCGACACGAGGACTGGTTCCGGCGTCACACGGGCGAGGAACCCGCGGAGTGGGTCGATGGCTATCCGATACGCAATCACGGGGTCACGAGCGTCGCCCCGACCGGCACGACCAGTATGATCGCCGGGACCTCGGCCGGTATCGAACCGCTGTACGACGTCGTCTACCGTCGGGCCGCCGACCGGGACGTCCAGGGCGACGAACCGTTCGTCGCCGTCGATCCGTACTTCCGGGCAGTGCTCGAGAGCCGAGGTGTCGACGTCAGCGAGATCCGCGAGGCTGCGCGCGACCAGATGCGTGACGGAACGTACGCAGGTCCGTCGTCGCTGCCGATTCCCGACGACCTCGGTGAGCTGTTCGTCACTGCCCGGGACGTTCCGCCGGAGACCCACGTCCGCATCCAGTCGGCGTTCCAGTCCCACGTCGACGGCGCCGTCTCGAAGACGGTCAACCTGCCGGCGTCGGCCGTTCGAGAGGACGTGGCCGCGGCGTACCGACTGGCGCTGGAGACGGACTGTCTCGGATGCACCGTCTACCGGAGCGGTTCACGCGATTCACAGGTGTTATCGACGGCCGACGACGGGGATACCTAGACGAGGCGTTCGTACAGGTCTGGGAGCCGTCGCCGGAGAATCCCGTATACCACGGAGACGGCGAGGCCGACGACGATCACGGTCTGGACGGTCCCGTCGAAGACGAGCACGGGAACGACCGACAAGCCGGCGACCAGGGCCACGTCCTCGGGGGCGCCGTCGTACCGAACCCAGCGTCGTGGGGCGACCCAGCGCCCGTTCCAGTGGGAGTACACGCCCCGGTCGTCGTCCGCCTTCCAGGGTCGCAATCCCAGCCCACCGCCGAAGACGTCCGTCACCGAGTGGAGGGCCGCAGACCCGAAGAACGCGGCCAGGGCGACCGTCCAGACGCCCGGCCGGATGGTCGCGACGACGAGCATCGGCACCGCCACGACCCAGTAATGCTCCGGGTAGTGCAGCGTCTTCCGGTGTTCGAAGGCGAGGTCGAGGTCGGGGAACACGCCCCCGGCGATGGCGCCGAGCGCAGCGACGCCCGCGAGGTCGGGCGCCACGGGCACGAGGGCTGCTGCGACGACAGCCCCCATGGCGGCGTGAGTGGTACTCATCATCCTCAATCGTCCGCCGACGGCGGGTCCGGCCGCCTCGCCGCGAGGAGTGGCGTGCCGTCCGCCCGGGGACCCAGACGGGGCCCGGGGTCGGACTGCGCCGGGTCGACCCGACGCCGTCGCTCGTAGTCGGTCGAGCGCTCGACCGGGACGCGGTCGATGCTCGTGATCAGGTCGACGTAGTCGGCGACCGAGCGGAACTCGCCGTGCTCGCCGCCGGCGCGGGTCGTTATCTCCTCGGAGAGGATGGTCCCCATGAAGTCGTCGGCGCCGGCCTCGAGCATGCGGAGGGCCGTCTCGTCCCCGAACTTGACCCACGACGTCTGGATGTGCTCGACGTTGTCGAGGAACAGGCGCGAGACGGCGACGACGAGTCGATCCTCCGCGTCGGTCGCGCCGCCATCGACGATGCCGCGCTCTGCCAGGGGCGTGTTCTGGTGGACGAACGAGAGCGGGACGAACTCCGTGATGGCGCCGGTCCGATCTTGCAACTCGCGAATGCGGGCCAGGTGCATCGCGCGGTGGCGTTCGTTCTCCACGTGGCCGTACATCATGGTCGCGGTCGTCGGGAGGCCCGCCGCCGCGGCGCCTTCCATGCCTGCCAGCCACTCGTCGGTCCCGATCTTTCCGGGACAGATGACCGCCCGGACCTCGTCGACGAGTATCTCCGCGGCCGTCCCGGGCACCGAGTCGAGTCCGGCCGCCGAGAGGGTGTCGTAGACGTCCGCGTACGACCAGTCGGTCCCGCGTTTGGCGTGGTGGGCCTCCTCGGGGGTCATCGAGTGGAGGTGGACCCCGTCGACGGACATCGCCCCGAGTTGCTCGACGTAGGTTCCCGGGTCGACGTCGTAGACCGACGGCGGCCGATAGTCCAGTGTCGGATCGTCAGGGTCGAGCCGTTCGCGGTGGGCCTCGTTCAGGACGAACGCGGGGTGGAGGCCACTGACCGAGGTGACCTCGTAGACGCCCCGGTCGACCGCGTCGGCGACGATCTCCCGCGATTCCGCGGGGGTCTTGGTGAATCCACGAGCGTGGCCCTCGTGGTCGGATTCGAAGGTGTGTGCGCTGTCCCGGAAGTTACAGAACAGACAGCCCGTGTTGCAGGCCGTCGTGACGTTGTTGTTGAGGTTGGCGACGAAGGTCACCTCGTCGCCGACCACGTCGCGGCGTCGGTGGTCGGCGACCCGACTCACCTGGTCCACCCGCTCCGGATCGATCCCATCGCCATCGCTGCCGGTCGTGAGGAGGGCGACCGCGTCCTCGACGTCGAGTCGTACTCCGTCCCGTGCCTTCGCCAGCGCGTTCTCGAAGGACTGCTCGGTCGCTGG is a genomic window of Halanaeroarchaeum sp. HSR-CO containing:
- a CDS encoding adenosylcobalamin-dependent ribonucleoside-diphosphate reductase; translated protein: MTGDRALPHKRVTGETVAERLPRIATERILPARYLQRENGEVVETPAELVERVARAVASAETTHGNDPDTWADRFEQAMADLAFVPNSPTLMNAGLDDGQLSACFVISPADDLRHIFETVGDAATIFQTGGGVGYSFSRLRPRGDPVTTGGGRASGPVSFMTVFDRMCDVVRQGGRRRGAQMAVLRVDHPDIGRFVTAKREGARLTNFNVSVGLTDRFLAAVEEDERYPLVNPRTGDQHVATAATAAFYNEGDTRDGEPNLWQIAADVPDLDEFPRKLVTVGEPTSLPARLVWHLVVDGAWHNGEPGLFHLDRANREHAFDVATNPDHRIEATNPCGEQPLEDFEACTLGHVNLSLLVEGDAPDWRSFDGSIDRFLDRAMDWDRLADLTRLGVRFLDDVTTVSRYPLAAIEETVATQRKIGLGVMGFAELLLQLGVRYDETAALGVADRVMDRIDRVATRASHDLARERGSFPRWPESKYADPSRHEDWFRRHTGEEPAEWVDGYPIRNHGVTSVAPTGTTSMIAGTSAGIEPLYDVVYRRAADRDVQGDEPFVAVDPYFRAVLESRGVDVSEIREAARDQMRDGTYAGPSSLPIPDDLGELFVTARDVPPETHVRIQSAFQSHVDGAVSKTVNLPASAVREDVAAAYRLALETDCLGCTVYRSGSRDSQVLSTADDGDT
- the cofH gene encoding 7,8-didemethyl-8-hydroxy-5-deazariboflavin synthase subunit CofH, with the translated sequence MADAFRTRTNVPRGAFAFEHQPATEQSFENALAKARDGVRLDVEDAVALLTTGSDGDGIDPERVDQVSRVADHRRRDVVGDEVTFVANLNNNVTTACNTGCLFCNFRDSAHTFESDHEGHARGFTKTPAESREIVADAVDRGVYEVTSVSGLHPAFVLNEAHRERLDPDDPTLDYRPPSVYDVDPGTYVEQLGAMSVDGVHLHSMTPEEAHHAKRGTDWSYADVYDTLSAAGLDSVPGTAAEILVDEVRAVICPGKIGTDEWLAGMEGAAAAGLPTTATMMYGHVENERHRAMHLARIRELQDRTGAITEFVPLSFVHQNTPLAERGIVDGGATDAEDRLVVAVSRLFLDNVEHIQTSWVKFGDETALRMLEAGADDFMGTILSEEITTRAGGEHGEFRSVADYVDLITSIDRVPVERSTDYERRRRVDPAQSDPGPRLGPRADGTPLLAARRPDPPSADD
- a CDS encoding metal-dependent hydrolase; amino-acid sequence: MMSTTHAAMGAVVAAALVPVAPDLAGVAALGAIAGGVFPDLDLAFEHRKTLHYPEHYWVVAVPMLVVATIRPGVWTVALAAFFGSAALHSVTDVFGGGLGLRPWKADDDRGVYSHWNGRWVAPRRWVRYDGAPEDVALVAGLSVVPVLVFDGTVQTVIVVGLAVSVVYGILRRRLPDLYERLV